The Anaerolineales bacterium region TTGATGAAGGTAGTGTAGGGTACTTTTATTGGGATGTCATCAAGAGGGAGATGGATTCGTTAATCAATCAAAAGTTGGATAGACTGCGGTGACGTGTTTCTTGACGAGATTTTGAGATTCGAGAATCACAGGCATGTATTTCTCTTTCAAGTTTTTGCAATACTACCCCCCAGTTTGTCAGGGTGGTGTGATTTGATGTATTCTATGGCTTTGTCTAGAGAGGGAGTCATTAAATCGAATGATAGCGAAATGTATGGTGATGGATCCTGAAATAACAGCGCAAGCAGTTTGCCTTTATCGGCAATTACTCGAGACTTAAACTTTTCTGGATCATTCACTTCAATCGTGAGAAAGCGATTGAAGAAGAAAACACCGACATCGATTTTAACTATATCCTCCCATAAAATTAAACCAAAACGATTGTTGCGCTGATTACTGGTTTGGATGCCGTTAAGATCAAATTGCAACACTGGCGTTGAAACAAATAAATCTGGCAGTGTTTTGATTACAAGGAGGATAAAAAATAATGAAAGTATTATCCCGATAGTCGTACGAAGCAGCGTCAACAGTAAAACGCTTAGCAGTGTAAGAAATATTTGCACGAGGAGCAATTTGAGCTTTGATGAATAAAAGTCCATATGCCAAGTAGATTCCTTCTGATTTGCCTTCTGCCTTCTTTTTTCTGCCTACTGCATTCGATTGTACTTCCTCATCACCTCCCTCACCTCCTCATGCGGCAACCTCTTCACCGAAAAACCGTTGTGCCCCGTCATATCCTCCGCCGCGACCATCGCATTGATGATGGCTTCCTCGGTGGCGAAGACCGACGCGGCGAACAACGGGTTGAGATGTTCGTTATCGAGCGCTTGCACATGGACGATTCCATTTTTATCGCCGAGGGCGGCGTTCGGGTTGGCGGTTGAGAACGCAAGAAAAATATCGCCCGAACCGTTTCCGCCCAGCGACCCCGTCCGCGCCATGCCGAGCGTGGCTCGCTTCGCCATCCGCTTCAGTTGATGCGGCAACAACGGCGCGTCGGTCGCAACGATCACGATCAGCGAGCCGTTCTCCGCAAACGGGTTCTCCCCGTCCGTCCACACGGGATGCGCCTTGAGATGTTCGCCCACAGGGACTCCCGCAATCTTGAGTTGATATCGCACCCCGAAATTGGATTGCACGAACGCGCCCACCGTCCAGCCGCCGAATTTTTCAGGAAGTTTTCTGGATGACGTTCCGCTCCCGCCTTTGAACTCATACGACAGCATCCCCGTCCCTCCGCCGACGCTTCCTTCTTCGATTGGACCTGATTCAGTTTTCTCCAGCGCTTCCCACACATGAGCAGGCTTGACGAAGAATCCGTTCATATTATTGAGCCAGCCGTCAGCAGTCTCAGCCACCAGCGGGCACGACCACTTCTGGAACAACGCGTTATTCTTCGCCTGCCATTCAATGATCGTGTCGCGCACGATACCAACCGAATGTGTATTCGTGATCCCGATCGGACCTTCGAGGAATCCGCCCTCTTCGACCCACGCCGCGCCTGTCATCTCGCCGTTGCCGTTGAACGGGAACCACGCCGCAAACACGGGATCGTGATTCGCCTTCCCGCGTGGATGAATGATCGTCACCCCCGTCCGCGCCGACTCGCCTTCGATGATCGTCGAGTAACCGACGCTCAGGCCTGCAACGTCTGTGATCGCATTATATTTTCCCGTCTTGCCTTCAAACGGAATCCCCAAGTCGCGTGCGCGGGGTTTTTGCATGATATCTCCTTTTTTGGTGAAATCCGTTGGTTGAGTAGGGCGAGCGCGCTGAGCGGAGCGATAGCGGAGACGAAGCATCTCGCCTGTACCGAAACCAACAGTTGCCAGAATTACTCTTATAACAAATCTTTCTTTGCTTATTGGTGGTTTCGATACGCCCTTCGCACCAATCGCTCAGGGCTACTCAACCACCAGTACTTTTCCTCGCCAACCCCATCAACTGCCTCGCCACATTCCGTATCACCTCATCAGGTGCGCCGTCTACGGCTTTCGATTGGACGCGCGTGTCAATCTGGTCGTTGACGTAATCCACGACGATGAAGTTGTCGTGGGTGAGGGCGATCTCGGTGGTGAACCAATCCAAACGGCAGATCGAAGCGATTTGTAGTGTGATGTCATGGAGTTGCGAGAGTTCGTATTTGTGTTCGTCGCCTTGGGTCACGGTCACAAAGACATGAGTCAACGGATGCCACCAGCAGGGATACGTCTTGCCGACGGCGTAGAAGACGCGGAACCAGGCGGGGCGTCCCTGAATGGTTCGAGGAGCGACGGTTGCCTGAACCAAATATTTTTGCGCGGAGAATTCCATGCGGGCGCGCAGGATCTGGTCTAGGGATGAAGCGCCGAGTATCACACCCTCACTGCCCCCGCCATGCGACGGCTTGATGACGAATTGATTCCCAAGCGGAGTTAAGTCCAAGGGTGGGGGAACGGGCTGTTCGAGAAAAGGAGCGAGGAGAATCGTGTGCGGCGTGTGCAAGCCTGCCGTCATCAGTTCGAGGTGCATGGTGGCTTTGTCTTCTGACCATGCGGAAAGTTCGGGCGGGTTGATGCGTCTCTTGTTATATTCCCGCGCCCAATTATTGATCGGGAGAAAGCGGTCATCTCCTTGTGAACGGTCGAGCAACGTGTTGAACGTCTTTTCGCCTTTGTACAACGCGGAAAGCGACTCAAACAAGTTGTCTGGCGTAATTTGCCAGAAAGTTAATCCGTTTTCGATACACGCTTGCTCGACAAAATGGACAAAGTCAATATCGTGTTCCCAATACCAGGGGAGGCACAGGTCGTAGTGCATGGAGGAATTGTAAGTGAAAAAGGATGAATGATGAAGGCAAGAGAAGTGATCAGTGATCGGTAACTATGGAGAAGACACAATTTTCTTGTCTACCTGTTTCCTTGTCTACCTGTCCACCTGTTTACCCGATCCTTTGTCGCTGATACAATGGGCGAACTTCAAGAAAGGAATTTTGATATGAGCATTGAATCGGTGCAAGATGGCGTGGTGGTTTCGATTGAGTATACGCTTCACGTGGATGGAGAATTATTGGATAGTTCCGATGGGCAGGGTCCGCTTCAGTTTTTGGCGGGCTATGGAAATATCGTTCCTGGGCTTGAAAATGAAATGATGGGTATGAAGGTCGGCGAGAGCAAGAAGGTGGTTGTTCAGCCGGTAGACGGATACGGTGAATTCGATGAAGAAGCGTTCATGCAAGTGCCGAAGGATCAGTTTCCAAAAGAAATGCCGCTCGAAGTCGGGACGGAGTTAACCGTCCGTGACAGCGAGGATAATATGCAAATGGCACGGATTGACGGCATCGAAGGCGATACGGTGACGTTGAATTTCAACCATCCACTGGCGGGCGATGAATTGCACTTTTATGTGAAGGTGATTTCATTGCGCGAGCCGAACGAAGAAGAGTTAGCGCATGGGCATGTCCATGAGGATGGGCATCATCATTAATGTGGACGAAGGATGAAGCGGGAAAGGCGGAAGAGGGGGAGAGCAAGGCTGAGGGTTAGAAGCAGATTGACCTGAGAATGAAGCGAGAGTCGAATGAAAAAGATGGATGCGCTTGCGACGCATCCATCTTTGTTTTATCCGATCAGTGCTGGCCCAGCGTTCCCAGCGTGCGGACTCGGCGTTCGAGCGATCTGAACGTGGCGGTCCCGATCCATAGCATGACGAACATGAAGACGACCAGCAAGAGCAATTCCCAGTGCAGGGGGAGGATGGGGTTTGTCCCGATCAGGTAGGCGCGCAGTGCGTCGAGACCATACGTGAGCGGCAAAGCCAACGCCACCGGCAAGAGGAAACGCGGCAGGGCGTTGACCGGGAAGTTCGCGCCTGAAAAGATCTGCACCAGAAAACTGCTCACATCCACGAGCGTATTCGCTTCGCGCAATACCATGACGACTGCCGCAAACGCGAAGCCGAAGCCGTAAAGCCCTACCATCATCGGGATGATTGGCAGGAAGGCTTTGAATACGTCGCCGGAAGCGTGGAAGCCGAAGATCAATCCGCCGAAGAACAACATGCCCAATGAAGTGAGCGCGGTGACGAGCATATTCGTCACCGAATGACCGACGAGGATCAATAGGCGCGGGACGGGCGTCAGCCAATTCGATTCCATGACGCCGGAGTCCATGTCGTTTTTGAGCGCGTATCCCATGCCCCAGAATACCGCATTGATGAAACTTTCCAGCACGGTTCCCAAGAGGATGAAGGACATGAAGTCTGTTGTGCCACTGTATTGAGAAAAGCCAAGCGCTTTGCCGTTCTCGCTGAAAGCCCGACCCATGAAATAAACCGGCGTGATCCAGATCAATGGTTGAAAGATGGATGAGACGGCGTTGAGCGGATAACGCCAGTATTGTTTCCAATCTTTGCGGATGAGCGCGTAGAGCGCGCGCAGGTGCGACAGGACGGTGGGATGGGAAAGAGGTTGTGTTTGCATGATTAGTATTGTCCTATGGCGCCGGTCTGGCGGGCGCGGCGTTCCATCGTTGTGAAGAGCCAATAGCCGACCGCCAGCCAAAAGATTCCGAAGAGCGTCATCATTTTCAAATCAAAGGCGATGCCGCCAAAACCTTCAGTGGAGAGCGCCGCAGTCCGCATGGCGTGGATGATGTATGTCTGCGGCAGCCACTGCGCAACGGATTGCATCCAGCCGGGCAACATGGCGAGCGGATAGGTGATTCCGCAAAAGACCATAACGATACCGCGTACCAGAAAGACGAAGGCGTTTGCCTCCTTCACGGTGATGACCACGCTGGCGAACGCGAAACCCAATCCGTAGACCGATGGGATGGCGGCGAGGATGACCAGCAAGGTGAGCCAGAGACTGCCCTCGAATTGCACCCGGAAAAGAAGCGCGTATTCCAGCCCGGAGACCAGCATCAACATGAACATCGAAACCAGTTGCGGAAAACTGCTTCCGAGCAGGTAGGCAAAGCGCCAGGTTGGCGAGAGCCAGTTCGATTCGAGCGTGCCGCGCAGTTGTTCGTTGCGCAGTGAATAACCGACCGCCCACAGCACAATGTTCTGCCACATCCAGATCATGGTGCCGACGGCGATGTAGCCGGTGTATTCGTTCAAACCGGTTGTGTTTTGAAAGGCGGTAAGCCCGCTGCCGTCCACGCCGGAAAGCGCGCGGGCGGTGAGGATGTATCCCATTGGGAAGATGACGGGCCAAATAAAAAGCGCGATGATCCAGGACGGATAGCGGACGAAGATGGTCCATTCGCGGCGCACGACCGCCCACAGCGCGTGCACGTCTGCTAGGAAGCCGCGCGTGCCCAGCGAATTAACGCTCAGTTCGGATTTCATGCCTGCCTCCATTAATCGCGCAACGCTTTGCCGGTGAGTTGGATGAACACATCCTCGAGCGACGGCTTGACGATATTCATGTTGACGAGCCGCGTGCCGTTCCCGCCGATGTGTTCCACGATGCGCGGCAGCGCGGCGCGGCTGTCGTTCGATTGCAGGTTTACCTCCCACAGATCGCCCTCGTCCTGTTTGCGCGCCACGAGGCTGTGAATCTCCGAGAGCGCGCGGAGTTTGTCGCCGACGTAATCCTGCCAGCCGAGCACCTCGAGCCGAATCACCTCGCTTTGGTCAATGTGCCGTTTCAACCCGGCGGGTGTATCCAGCGCGATCACTTTGCCGGTGTCGATGATGCCGATGCGGTCGGAGAGTTGATCGGCTTCCTCCATGTAATGCGTTGTGAGCAGAATTGTGTGTCCCTCCTGTTTCAGTTGCGCGATCAGTTCCCGCAGGTTGCGCGCCGCCTGCGGGTCAAGCCCGAGCGTGGGTTCATCCAATAACAAAATCGGCGGGCGCGCCAGCAAGGCTTTGGCGATGGCGATGCGCTGGCGCATCCCGGTGGAATATTTTTCCACGAGTTCGTTGGCGCGGTTTTTGATTTCCATGCGTTCGAGCAGGTCTTCCACGCGCTTCTTTGCAACCGCAGAGGGGATGTGATACAGCGCCGCGAAATATTCGAGATTTTCGCGTCCGCTCAACTTCCAGTAGATGCTTCGCTCGCCAGCCAGCACGGTTCCCAAACTGCGGCGGACGTCGTTCGCCTGCTTGACCACGTCGAACCCATTGACGCGCGCCGATCCGCTGGTGGGCTCGAGCAACGTGCAAAGCATGCGGATGGTGGTGGATTTTCCCGCGCCGTTCGGTCCGAGCAAGCCGAAGATCTCGCCGCGTTTGATTTGCAGGTCAACCCCGTCAACGGCGGTAAACATTGGCTTTGGTTCTTTTTTACCGAACAACGAAAACTTGCGCTTTGGGGCAGGGGGGGCGTTGCCATTGGCAGGCTTGTCGCCAGATTCCGGGCGGGCAGGGAATTTCTTCACCAACTGATTGGCTTCGATTGCAATGTCAGACATTTTGGCTCCTTCTTTGTGGTTTTTCAATAAAATGGAGGAGTGCTTTAGAATAATGTAATTATATTTATGAATTATTGAAATATTACATCAAAACTATTAAAATGTCAATATTTGATTTAGAAATCGTGAACTAGAAATTGAAAAATCTAAAAGCCTGGTTTTTGTCTGAAAATTTGATTTTCAGGGTTCAAGCACATAGGGTAGAGTTAGATAAGATCTTGCTTTACAGTTGCCATCCTTTATACCGACCCATTATCCCGATTTTCGCTTTGGATGAGAGCGTTGTGTATGATCCGAAGGATGGACGCGAGAGTAAACAAAAAGGATGGATGCGTCGAATTGCATCCATCCTTTTTGTTGAGATCTTTGTGTTCGTGTGAGATTACGGTTGATAGGTAATATTGACGGCAATGTAGTCGAGCGAGAAGTCGCGTGAATTGTTGCTTGAAATGTCAATGACGCGTACGCGGAAGTTAGAATTCGAGAAATCGCTCAAGGACCAAGCGCGGCCCCACGTATCCGATGTACTGCCTAACGTATAGGTAGCTTCAGATGTGCTAAGAGTCGAGGTCTGCTTTGCGGTTGTCCAGGATGTGCCGCCATTCCATGAGAGCTGTACGCAGATTTTTGGGGCGCCGTTGGTCGAATCGACTCGCGCGTCGAGCCGTACTTGAACACCAAGCACCGTGCCAGATGGGATGTTAAACCCAAAGTTAAAGAACTGATGTTTATCTTTGCCATTGTTGGTGCAAGATACACTTCGGTTCGTTCCGCTATTCGTATCTACCGCAAAGACGCTGTCGTTGATGAAAGCGTTCGCAGGGTTAGTCTGGTAACCATTGTTGTCGCCGGCGCTGGACGTTTGCGCGGCTTGTGCGGATGGGGCGATGTAACCCGTGCTGGTAGATGATCCTGGAGTATTTGTGGCAGTAGGCGTAGGTGGAACGCCGGTATTTGTTGGCGTCGGAGGAACACCCGTATTCGTGGGCGTTGGTGGAACGCCTGTATTCGTCGGTGTGGGCGGAACGCTTGTATTGGTAGGTGTAGGCGTTGGACCAGTGTTAAATGTGCCGCCATCCACAACAAGCGCGAACTTTTGCGGACCGTTCGGAACGTTGAATCCGTTAACTGTAACCGTGTATGAACCGCTCGGTGATTGGATGTACACGTTTTCAACGTTATTGCGATTGTCGGCAGAGCCGCCGGTAGCGCTCCATCCTCCAGAGAAAACGTTGCCGCGATAGGTATTTGCTCCACTCGTTACCGTCAGATCAAGATTGTTGACGAGGTTCACTGAGGCAGTATCTGTGGATGGATAATCGGACCATACGAGAGTCACTTTGAGCGGACCGCCTGTGCTGGTCACATTGAAAACTTGCGAACCGCCGGTGCTGAGCCCGGTGGCTTCTTCGACAAATTGGATCGTGCCATCGGTCGCAGCATCGAGGTTAATGCGTCCCCAGCCTTCGTGAACGTTCGGGATGGGGAAATCATTGTCGTTGGCGCCGTCATTGTTCTCATCCGCCATGTCAACTGCAGAGTTGATAACTGTGGCTTTGACGAGCGCGGCAGAAGCGTTGATGCCATGTGCCTTGTTGTAATAGTCTTTGATAACCGTCATGCCGCCTGCGGCAAGCGGATTGGACATAGAAGTTCCGCCCATGTATTTGTAATCCACGTTATACGGCATACCCCAACCATCCCATTGATACGCGCCGTTTTGTGGATTCACTGGATCGCCATAGCCTTCTTGATAGAGGTTGGAAGCGGTAGAAAGAATCCATGTGCCAGGCGCGACCACGTCCGGTTTGATGCGGGAATCGTCGGTAGGACCGCGGCTGGAGAAGGATGCCATCTGTCCATCATTACCGGCAGTTACATCGCTAAAGAGTGGATTGGCCGGGAAATCCGCGCCCCAACGCGATCCATATGTGCCGAGGAACCCAGCTTGGTTCCCGCCCATGCTGTTGCAGGTTTGTCCGCTTTGGTAGGCGTCATGGGATGTGTAAGTGAGGCTGGTATCGCACACCCAGTTATCGGGGCGCGCGTTTTCGCTCGCGCCGATGGTGATTACGTTTTTCGCGGTCGCAGGCGAGCCGATGGAGTCATTATCCACCACGCCGTTCGAGTTGGCGTCGGCGCCTTCGTTGCCTGCCGAGAATGTGATGACCATATCACGGTTGGTCCAAATAAACGAATCGGCGTTGGCGCTATCAACAGTGTAATCTCCCGCCGCCGCCGAACCCCACGAATTCGAGTGGATGCGCGCGCCGGCATTGTATGCCTGTTGGAACATTGTTTTCAGGTCGCTGGGAATACCCGTGAGGAAATATCCATTGGCAGGATATCCGCCAAAGATCTGGCAGAATGTGGAGATGGTTGCCCAGTTTTCTGTAGATTGGAAAACCAATCGTGCGGCTGGCGCAACGCCCATGCCTACGCCG contains the following coding sequences:
- a CDS encoding STM3941 family protein; protein product: MDFYSSKLKLLLVQIFLTLLSVLLLTLLRTTIGIILSLFFILLVIKTLPDLFVSTPVLQFDLNGIQTSNQRNNRFGLILWEDIVKIDVGVFFFNRFLTIEVNDPEKFKSRVIADKGKLLALLFQDPSPYISLSFDLMTPSLDKAIEYIKSHHPDKLGGSIAKT
- a CDS encoding P1 family peptidase, with the translated sequence MQKPRARDLGIPFEGKTGKYNAITDVAGLSVGYSTIIEGESARTGVTIIHPRGKANHDPVFAAWFPFNGNGEMTGAAWVEEGGFLEGPIGITNTHSVGIVRDTIIEWQAKNNALFQKWSCPLVAETADGWLNNMNGFFVKPAHVWEALEKTESGPIEEGSVGGGTGMLSYEFKGGSGTSSRKLPEKFGGWTVGAFVQSNFGVRYQLKIAGVPVGEHLKAHPVWTDGENPFAENGSLIVIVATDAPLLPHQLKRMAKRATLGMARTGSLGGNGSGDIFLAFSTANPNAALGDKNGIVHVQALDNEHLNPLFAASVFATEEAIINAMVAAEDMTGHNGFSVKRLPHEEVREVMRKYNRMQ
- a CDS encoding peptidylprolyl isomerase, yielding MSIESVQDGVVVSIEYTLHVDGELLDSSDGQGPLQFLAGYGNIVPGLENEMMGMKVGESKKVVVQPVDGYGEFDEEAFMQVPKDQFPKEMPLEVGTELTVRDSEDNMQMARIDGIEGDTVTLNFNHPLAGDELHFYVKVISLREPNEEELAHGHVHEDGHHH
- a CDS encoding ABC transporter permease, with protein sequence MQTQPLSHPTVLSHLRALYALIRKDWKQYWRYPLNAVSSIFQPLIWITPVYFMGRAFSENGKALGFSQYSGTTDFMSFILLGTVLESFINAVFWGMGYALKNDMDSGVMESNWLTPVPRLLILVGHSVTNMLVTALTSLGMLFFGGLIFGFHASGDVFKAFLPIIPMMVGLYGFGFAFAAVVMVLREANTLVDVSSFLVQIFSGANFPVNALPRFLLPVALALPLTYGLDALRAYLIGTNPILPLHWELLLLVVFMFVMLWIGTATFRSLERRVRTLGTLGQH
- a CDS encoding ABC transporter permease; amino-acid sequence: MKSELSVNSLGTRGFLADVHALWAVVRREWTIFVRYPSWIIALFIWPVIFPMGYILTARALSGVDGSGLTAFQNTTGLNEYTGYIAVGTMIWMWQNIVLWAVGYSLRNEQLRGTLESNWLSPTWRFAYLLGSSFPQLVSMFMLMLVSGLEYALLFRVQFEGSLWLTLLVILAAIPSVYGLGFAFASVVITVKEANAFVFLVRGIVMVFCGITYPLAMLPGWMQSVAQWLPQTYIIHAMRTAALSTEGFGGIAFDLKMMTLFGIFWLAVGYWLFTTMERRARQTGAIGQY
- a CDS encoding ATP-binding cassette domain-containing protein; translated protein: MSDIAIEANQLVKKFPARPESGDKPANGNAPPAPKRKFSLFGKKEPKPMFTAVDGVDLQIKRGEIFGLLGPNGAGKSTTIRMLCTLLEPTSGSARVNGFDVVKQANDVRRSLGTVLAGERSIYWKLSGRENLEYFAALYHIPSAVAKKRVEDLLERMEIKNRANELVEKYSTGMRQRIAIAKALLARPPILLLDEPTLGLDPQAARNLRELIAQLKQEGHTILLTTHYMEEADQLSDRIGIIDTGKVIALDTPAGLKRHIDQSEVIRLEVLGWQDYVGDKLRALSEIHSLVARKQDEGDLWEVNLQSNDSRAALPRIVEHIGGNGTRLVNMNIVKPSLEDVFIQLTGKALRD
- a CDS encoding S8 family serine peptidase; the protein is MNKAFRYLLSAIVVLTLVLGSTTLVPAARSEASIHLKSGVFVPSQLEGVAQASGRYFIVQFAGPVQQAWKDALTAQGAETLDYIPDFAFKVRMNAAIAQRVRGMNFVNSVIPFRAQFKYGADLKRDSATNVYMIRIERGSNFGAVRGLVAQTGVQILAFENDTLIVAANGSFVDAIAGVDDVASISNFALNQTFVSKPEGPAKNDDARDIIGAAVANSRGYDGSTQIAAVSDTGLGGGTAATAHTDIPASRVVAIYNWPGSAGGCFQSVVNDGSIDVDSGHGTHTSGSVLSDGGIGGVGMGVAPAARLVFQSTENWATISTFCQIFGGYPANGYFLTGIPSDLKTMFQQAYNAGARIHSNSWGSAAAGDYTVDSANADSFIWTNRDMVITFSAGNEGADANSNGVVDNDSIGSPATAKNVITIGASENARPDNWVCDTSLTYTSHDAYQSGQTCNSMGGNQAGFLGTYGSRWGADFPANPLFSDVTAGNDGQMASFSSRGPTDDSRIKPDVVAPGTWILSTASNLYQEGYGDPVNPQNGAYQWDGWGMPYNVDYKYMGGTSMSNPLAAGGMTVIKDYYNKAHGINASAALVKATVINSAVDMADENNDGANDNDFPIPNVHEGWGRINLDAATDGTIQFVEEATGLSTGGSQVFNVTSTGGPLKVTLVWSDYPSTDTASVNLVNNLDLTVTSGANTYRGNVFSGGWSATGGSADNRNNVENVYIQSPSGSYTVTVNGFNVPNGPQKFALVVDGGTFNTGPTPTPTNTSVPPTPTNTGVPPTPTNTGVPPTPTNTGVPPTPTATNTPGSSTSTGYIAPSAQAAQTSSAGDNNGYQTNPANAFINDSVFAVDTNSGTNRSVSCTNNGKDKHQFFNFGFNIPSGTVLGVQVRLDARVDSTNGAPKICVQLSWNGGTSWTTAKQTSTLSTSEATYTLGSTSDTWGRAWSLSDFSNSNFRVRVIDISSNNSRDFSLDYIAVNITYQP